One genomic segment of Brassica napus cultivar Da-Ae chromosome A3, Da-Ae, whole genome shotgun sequence includes these proteins:
- the LOC106429949 gene encoding transcription factor MYB3R-4 — protein MESECATTISTPPPDGLTEGNPPKSRQGRTSGPTRRSTRGQWTAEEDEILRKAVHNFKGKNWKKIAEYFKDRTDVQCLHRWQKVLNPELVKGPWTKEEDDMIVQLIQKYGPKKWSTIARYLPGRIGKQCRERWHNHLNPAINKEAWTQEEELVLIRAHQVYGNRWAELTKFLPGRSDNGIKNHWHSSVKKKLDSYMSSGLLDQYQAMPLAPYERSSISLDCNGCVSGQAEKEVENCQISSVAGCSISARDYQNGMINMEHHFHPCENYHKNEYYYPELENISVSISELSYDMEDCSQFPDHNVSSQDYHFDFQELSDISLEMRHSMSELPMPYAKESKEASLGGANSTSNRDVATYTNTANVSETECCRILFVDQESEGLSVSRPSTQEPNEVSSTKSPMQSSSSKSIATSASGKETLRPAPLIISPDKYSKKSSELICHPLEAEPNSMTSVNGTFITCANNSSEEDQSYHLNDSKKLVPVNDFASLAEVKPHSLPKHEPAEQQHHEDMGASSSSLSFPSLDLPVFNSDLLQSKNDPLHDYSPLGIRKLLMSTMTCMSPLRLWESPTGKKTLVGAKSILRKRTRDLLTPLSEKRSDKKLEIDIAASLSKDFSRLDVMFDESESREDSMSLEKPEQSCLDASVKEKGVENVESVSAVLCESNTNKQVLSPPGQSVSKSEKAQVSTPRNHLHSSASLCLVINSPSRARNTEGHHVDNETRNENFSIFCGTPFRRGLESPSAWKSPFYVNSLLHSPRFDTDITIEDMGYIFSPGERSYGSIGLMTQRDEHTSAFAAFDAMEVSLSASNYDDARKMKELDKENNDPLLAERRVLDFNDCESPTKVTEEPSSSYLLKGCR, from the exons ATGGAAAGTGAGTGTGCAACAACAATCTCAACTCCTCCTCCTGATGGGCTTACTGAAGGGAACCCCCCGAAGTCACGTCAAGG GAGGACTAGTGGCCCTACAAGACGTTCTACTCGAGGCCAGTGGACAGCAGAAGAG GATGAGATTTTGAGGAAAGCTGTCCAcaattttaaaggaaaaaactGGAAGAAGATAG CTGAATATTTCAAGGATCGAACTGATGTCCAATGCCTCCACAGGTGGCAGAAGGTCCTTAATCCTGAACTTGTTAAAGGGCCATGGACAAAGGAG GAAGATGATATGATTGTTCAGTTAATCCAAAAGTATGGGCCTAAGAAATGGTCCACTATTGCTCGGTATTTACCTGGCCGTATTGGAAAGCAATGTAGAGAGAG GTGGCATAATCATCTCAATCCTGCCATAAACAAGGAAGCTTGGACTCAAGAAGAAGAGCTGGTTCTGATTCGTGCTCATCAAGTCTACGGTAATAGATGGGCAGAGTTAACAAAGTTCTTGCCTGGAAG GTCAGACAATGGAATCAAAAACCACTGGCACAGTTCAGTTAAGAAGAAACTAGATTCCTATATGTCCTCTGGCCTTTTGGATCAGTACCAAGCCATGCCTCTAGCTCCTTATGAGAGAAGCTCCATATCTTTAGATTGTAATGGCTGCGTAAGTGGACAGGCAGAGAAAGAAGTAGAAAACTGTCAGATTTCAAGCGTGGCTGGCTGCTCTATATCTGCAAGGGATTATCAAAATGGAATGATAAACATGGAGCATCACTTTCACCCCTGTGAAAACTATCACAAGAATGAGTATTATTATCCGGAACTGGAAAATATCTCGGTCTCCATCTCAGAACTCTCTTATGACATGGAGGACTGTTCACAATTCCCTGATCATAATGTCTCAAGCCAGGATTACCATTTTGATTTTCAGGAGCTGTCTGATATATCACTGGAGATGAGACATAGTATGTCAGAGTTACCAATGCCATACGCCAAGGAGAGCAAGGAAGCTTCTCTTGGAGGTGCAAACTCCACATCTAATAGAGATGTGGCTACTTACACCAACACAGCAAACGTTTCTGAAACGGAATGTTGCAGGATCCTTTTCGTTGATCAAGAGAGTGAAGGGCTCAGTGTTTCTAGACCTTCGACTCAAGAGCCAAACGAGGTTTCTTCAACCAAATCTCCTATGCAGAGCTCTTCCTCAAAGTCTATTGCAACATCTGCCTCAGGCAAAGAAACTCTCCGGCCGGCTCCTTTGATCATATCACCTGATAAGTACTCCAAGAAGTCATCTGAACTAATATGTCATCCTCTTGAGGCAGAACCAAACTCCATGACAAGTGTAAATGGTACCTTCATTACTTGTGCTAATAACTCCAGTGAAGAAGATCAATCATATCATTTGAATGATTCCAAGAAGTTGGTTCCAGTGAACGACTTTGCTTCTCTAGCAGAAGTCAAGCCACACTCTCTTCCTAAGCATGAGCCAGCCGAGCAGCAGCATCATGAGGATATGGGAGCATCATCATCAAGTCTCTCTTTCCCCAGCTTGGACCTACCTGTCTTCAACAGTGATCTCTTACAGTCCAAAAACGATCCTTTGCACGACTACAGCCCTCTCGGCATACGCAAGCTACTGATGTCGACCATGACGTGCATGAGTCCCCTCCGGCTGTGGGAATCTCCCACTGGCAAAAAGACGTTGGTTGGTGCGAAGTCAATCCTGAGGAAACGCACACGGGATCTGCTGACGCCGCTGTCTGAGAAAAGAAGTGATAAGAAGCTTGAGATTGATATAGCAGCCAGTCTTTCAAAAGACTTTTCACGCCTAGATGTGATGTTTGATGAGAGTGAGAGTCGAGAAGATTCAATGTCTCTTGAAAAACCAGAGCAATCTTGCTTGGATGCAAGTGTCAAGGAGAAGGGTGTTGAAAAT GTTGAAAGTGTTTCTGCTGTTCTTTGTGAGAGCAATACCAACAAGCAGGTACTCTCTCCTCCTGGTCAATCAGTAAGCAAATCAGAGAAAGCACAAGTTTCAACACCAAGAAATCATTTACATTCTTCTGCAAGTCTTTGTTTGGTAATCAATTCGCCTTCTCGCGCGAGAAACACCGAGGGTCATCATGTTGACAACGAGACACGCAATGAGAATTTCAGCAT TTTCTGTGGAACTCCATTCAGGAGAGGTCTTGAATCTCCCTCGGCGTGGAAATCACCGTTTTACGTAAACTCTCTCTTGCACAGCCCAAGGTTTGACACAGATATAACTATCGAG GACATGGGCTACATTTTCAGCCCTGGGGAGAGAAGCTACGGGAGCATAGGACTTATGACACAGAGAGATGAGCATACGAGTGCGTTTGCAGCATTCGATGCCATGGAGGTCTCACTTTCAGCAAGTAACTATGATGATGCAAGGAAGATGAAGGAATTGGATAAAGAGAATAATGATCCTCTTCTG GCGGAGCGTCGAGTGCTGGACTTCAACGATTGCGAGTCTCCCACCAAAGTAACAGAAGAACCCTCATCCTCTTACCTCTTGAAAGGATGTAGGTAA
- the LOC106429959 gene encoding aspartate aminotransferase 3, chloroplastic produces the protein MKTNDFSSSSSSSPSDRRIGALLRHLTAGTDADRVSSVFASPTSGGAGGSVFAHLVQAPEDAILGVTIAYNKDPSPIKLNLGVGAYRTEEGKPLVLNVVRKAEQQLINDRSRIKEYLPIVGLVEFNKLSAKLILGADSPAIRENRVTTVECLSGTGSLRVGGEFLARHYHQKTIYIPQPTWGNHPKIFTLAGLSVKTYRYYDPSTRGLNFQGLLEDLSAAPQGSIVLLHACAHNPTGVDPTLEQWEQIRKLMRSKGLMPFFDSAYQGFASGSLDTDAKPIRMFVADGGELLVAQSYAKNMGLYGERVGALSIVCKAADVAGRVESQLKLVIRPMYSNPPIHGASIVAVILRDRNLFNEWTLELKAMADRIISMRKQLFEALRARGTPGDWTHIIKQIGMFTFTGLNPAQVSYMTKEYHIYMTSDGRISMAGLSSKTVPHLADAIHAVVTKAL, from the exons ATGAAAACTAACgacttctcttcttcatcttcgtcGTCGCCAAGCGATCGCAGGATCGGCGCTCTCCTCCGTCATCTCACCGCCGGGACAGATGCGGATCGCGTGAGCTCCGTTTTCGCTTCGCCTACGTCGGGAGGCGCGGGAGGTTCTGTTTTCGCTCATCTCGTTCAAGCTCCCGAGGATGCTATTCTCGGG GTGACAATTGCATATAACAAGGACCCCAGCCCAATTAAGCTTAATTTGGGAGTTGGTGCTTACCGAACTGAG GAGGGGAAACCTTTGGTTCTTAATGTTGTGAGGAAAGCTGAGCAGCAGCTTATCAATGACAG GTCACGGATCAAGGAGTATCTTCCCATTGTTGGATTGGTTGAGTTCAACAAGTTAAGCGCTAAGCTCATTTTAGGCGCTGACAG TCCTGCTATTCGGGAGAATCGTGTTACAACCGTGGAGTGTTTGTCTGGTACTGGTTCCCTGAGAGTTGGTGGGGAATTTTTGGCTAGGCATTATCATCAG aaaacaatttatattcCTCAGCCAACATGGGGAAACCATCCCAAAATTTTCACCCTCGCTGGCTTGTCAGTGAAAACTTACCGCTACTATGATCCATCAACACGTGGGTTGAACTTTCAAG GTTTATTAGAAGACCTTAGTGCTGCCCCACAGGGTTCGATAGTGCTTCTCCATGCCTGTGCTCATAACCCAACTGGTGTTGATCCAACCCTTGAACAATGGGAGCAAATCAGGAAGTTGATGCGTTCCAAAGGATTGATGCCATTCTTTGACAGTGCTTATCAG GGCTTTGCGAGTGGAAGTCTGGATACAGATGCGAAACCAATTAGGATGTTTGTTGCTGATGGAGGAGAATTGCTCGTTGCTCAGAGTTATGCAAAGAACATGGGACTCTATGGAGAACGAGTTGGAGCTCTCAGCATT GTATGCAAAGCAGCAGATGTGGCGGGCAGAGTTGAAAGCCAGCTGAAACTTGTAATAAGGCCAATGTACTCAAACCCTCCGATTCATGGTGCATCGATCGTGGCTGTAATCCTCCGTGACAGGAACTTGTTCAACGAATGGACTCTGGAACTGAAAGCCATGGCCGATCGTATCATCAGCATGAGGAAACAGCTTTTCGAGGCATTACGTGCTCGAG GCACGCCTGGAGACTGGACTCACATCATCAAACAGATCGGTATGTTTACCTTCACAGGGCTAAACCCAGCTCAAGTCTCCTACATGACTAAAGAGTACCACATCTACATGACATCCGACGGGAGGATAAGCATGGCTGGTCTGAGCTCGAAGACTGTACCGCACCTTGCAGACGCTATCCATGCCGTTGTCACCAAAGCCCTCTGA